The Bacteroidetes bacterium SB0662_bin_6 genome has a segment encoding these proteins:
- the rpsI gene encoding 30S ribosomal protein S9: MAALAQHIGIGRRKTSTARVYLRAGNGQVTVNRRPYEEYFPLDWRRKIIFQPFEVTGTTGQFDVLVNAKGGGLTGQVEAIRLGIARALIDFNEDFKKPLRDAGLLTRDDRMVERKKYGRPKARKRFQFSKR, from the coding sequence ATGGCAGCACTTGCTCAGCACATCGGCATAGGCCGTCGAAAAACATCCACCGCACGCGTTTATCTGCGCGCCGGCAACGGTCAGGTAACGGTTAACCGCCGTCCCTATGAAGAATATTTTCCGCTCGACTGGCGGCGTAAGATCATCTTTCAGCCCTTTGAGGTGACCGGAACGACCGGGCAATTCGATGTGCTGGTCAATGCAAAAGGCGGGGGATTGACGGGACAGGTTGAAGCCATCCGACTCGGCATTGCTCGTGCGCTGATTGATTTTAACGAAGATTTTAAAAAACCTCTTCGCGACGCCGGACTCCTTACCCGGGATGACCGCATGGTCGAACGCAAGAAGTACGGTCGTCCGAAGGCCCGCAAACGGTTCCAGTTCAGCAAGCGGTAA